The DNA sequence GGAGAAAATCTGCAATGCTTGTTTTCGTGGTGAATGACCAACACTTGTATAATAATTTTGATAGAGGCGAGACCTcggtgcaacggtaaggttgctccatcgTGACCTTTTGGTCGCAGGTTCcagtcgggaaacagcctctccatgaagtgggggtaaggctgcctACATTATGGCCCTCCCTAGACCCCGCAgcggcgggagccttgtgcactagcTATGCTCTTTATCTGAAATAATTTTGTTGTAGTTGAATCTGAGTTTAAATTCTGGGCTGTCTCAACCAAAATAATTGGAGCCACCTAGTTTTCTTGTCCATTAGCATCATGATAAAGAGCTAAATGTCATAATGAATTCCTTTTAACGAGTGGTCTTTTAGCCATACATGCAATTATGCATTCCTTTTCAATCTCTGTATTACAGCTTTATTTGCTGCTAACCATTTCTGGTGCTTGTTTAAATCTACTTCAAACATTTGCAGGTCCAGACTCCTCAATCATGGAGCTGACTGATTTTATATCTGCTGCTCAAATGGCAAGGGCATCTGATGCTCAAATGGGGGAGCTGCCTCGTTTACCTCCGGATGATCAGGTATCTTCATAGCCCATTTCAAGATCTGGTGTATAGAACTCACAGATCTATCTAGAAATACTTTTGAAAGTTCACTTCTCCTTCCTTGTTATGTGGAGTTTGTCATAAGGATATGACTTATACTTGTTTTCACAGCCGGGCCCAAGTCATATCCAAATTGATCCTCGTAACAAGAAGAGACGATCCTTTGATGATGAGAggtgggaaaagaaaaggcaaaggGGGTATGAAAAGAAAGTCCTGGATGAAGATGAGGACACGGTTCGTCTTCCAAACCCAATGGTAGGATTTGGGGTCCCTGGTGAACCAGCAGTCATGATTCATAGAACACTTCCAGAGGGAGCCACTGGGTCACCATACTTCTATTATGAAAATGTGGCACTTGCTCCCAAAGGTGTTTGGAGAACGATTTCACGATTCTTATATGATATTGAGCCAGAGTTTGTTGATTCTCAACATCTCTGTGCAGCTGCAAGAAAGAGAGGCTATGTTCACAATCTCCCAATCCAAAATAGACATCCTATTCTACCTCTTCAGCCACGCACCATACATGAGGCACTTCCCTTAACCAAGAAATGGTGGCCCTCATGGGACCGAAGGACAAAGTTAAATTGCTTACAAACTGTTACTGCAAGTGCCAAGTTAACTGAGAGGATACGTAGGGCCCTTGAAGGCTGTGAAGGTATCCCACCTCTAAAGGTCCAGAAGGATATCCTTGATGAATGCAGAAAATGGAATCTTGTTTGGGTTGGAAGGAATAAGGTTGCACCTCTTGAGCCTGATGAGATAGAAATGTTATTAGGGTTTCCTAAGAACCACACGAGGGGCGGTGGAATTAGTAGAACTGACAGACTTAAAGCATTGGGTAATTCGTTTCAGGTTGGCATTCCTTAGTTTTCACCTTATATTTCTTTGATCTCCATGAGTTCTCTTGTTAAAAATCTGAATTCATTTCGGGTGGAGTTTTTCTCTTTGAATTCTATAAATTACCTTGTTAAAAAGGTGAATGTGTTTCAGGTTGACACAGTGGCCTATCATCTCTCTGTCTTAAAGGATATTTTCCCACGTGGAATCAACCTCTTATCGCTTTTTTCTGGAATTGGTGGTGCTGAAGTAGCTTTACATCGGCTTGGTATCCCTTTGAAGAATGTTGTTTCAGTTGAAATTTCAGAAACTAGCAGAAATATTTTGCGGAGCTGGTGGGAGCAAACAAACCAGACAGGTAAACTGATTGACTTTCCAGATGTTCAACAATTGAATGGTGATAGATTAGAGCAGCTGATTAGCTCATTTGGAGGCTTTGATCTTGTTGTTGGTGGGAGTCCATGCAATAACCTTTCGGGCAGCAACCGGGTGAGCAGAGATGGGCTTGAGGGCAGAcattcttctttgttttatgATTATTTTCGCATTCTAGACCTTGTGAAGTCTATAATGGGGAAAAATTAGTGTCTAATATCAACTGACTTAATTAGCTTCAAACAAGTTTTGAGGAAATGGAACCCGATCAGGTGAATTGTCTGATTCGAATCGGAATTGACAACACCTGATCCTGATTCCGGCCAATTTTTTAACCTTCTTTTAAAACCAGTATTCAATGTTTGTTCTTCATTATTAGGTTGCCATGCTCTGGCTTTTTGTCAGGATTTTGGCTCTGATATCACTTGTTAGAGTAAAACTCATCATTAAAAGTTAGTTGTTGAAGAGAGGGTGCTAAAGTACATATAAGTTTTCACATTGGATTATTCACTTTTAATTTGAGATTATTACTTTCACCAGACACATGGAATCCCAACAGGTCTATGACTATATGGGTTAATTGGACTAGAGTTGCCCATTTCGGACACATGGTAACCCACTCAAAATTTTCGTTACCATAGGTGAAGAGATCCCACCACGGGGATGCCATATTAACATGCTCCCTGTATATGAATTAAACTCTGCCTTTTCTCTCTCGCCATTACTACACCCCTCACTACAACTCCCAGCCTTGGCTGCGGTACCCCATCACTGCATCCCTCCTCCCCTGTTCTTGCCCTTCCCCTTATGTAAGCACTCTGTATCCAACTCATGTACCCATACCGTTTGCCCATCTTGTGTATCCAACCCATGTATATGTCCTGTGTACTCACCCGTGTACCCTACCTGTCCACTGCATCCCTCCCAGCCACTACCCCTACTTGAAGACGATTTTCAACCCTTCAACGGCTTCAATTGGCTCTGCCGAAGAATCCCAACATAAGCTCAAAGAGTTCTCAGAATCCACGAAGTAAGATCCAATTGACTCCACTTTCGATCAGCCAGAACCGTTATCAACTTTAGCTGATTTCGATCCGACCAATCTGGTTACAATTCTTGAAACGCTGCCCATGGGTCTTGACCTTTGTTCTTCTTTTACCCAGTTATCTGAGATACCACAGTCTTCCACCATTGCAATGAAGGACCTTGCAAGCTTCCGAATTAGAAGATGTGTATATGTAAATTAGCTGACGTTTATGAGCATTTTCAGTAACTTGAACGTGTGAATGTATAGAGAATGATGCATATGTATTTTTCCAGCATTTCTACTAACCCCTTTTGTTCAGTTAAACCTTGGTTTTGCAtatgtttctgtttttgttttcaagAATACTAACCCTTGAGCGCGGCTGGTAGAGCTAAGTGTCCTTATTGTGTATTATTTTTATGTAATATCATGATGCATAAGGTTTGGTACACCTATGATTGAAGTCTGATTTGGGTGGACTGGAATGCCTAACAATTTTCTTGGATTTCAACCTGACGCAAAGTTGACCATTGATTGGACCAGTTTTGAGTGGAATTTATAGCTACTTATATTTGGGTCTTAGATCTTAATCTAAGTGGTGAATCTATGTCATTGAGACCCAGACCTTCTTTGGTTTAAATCCATTGCTCACACAAAATGATGTGGTTATTTCGACCATTAAACTGAGAGAACATTGCTTGGATTAGCCATGTCAAATTTCGTATTCAAATACAATCAAATTCTGCCCTAATTATATATCAATGCATACTTCTAGTATTTCAACCACTTGTGTACTCTCTCACAGTCTTAGATTTTTCATGTGGCATTTTATTGTAACGGAAACTTAACCTGTGAGCCAAAGACCTAAAGGTCTACTTGTTCTCAATATTTGAATCTGATTTAATCTGCCATTTCGCTATGCTTCCTAGGTAGACTGTTTAGGAAAGCTTCCCTTTGATAATAGAAAACCAATAGCATAATAGGAAATGATAAAAATTTTAGGTACTAGTTGAGAAGTGACGTCAAATATGTCCTTTGCCATAATTGTTTCTAAAAAACTAAGGAATTTGGTTGGAATTTTGGTTGTTGGAATCATCAAGTACACAATTGTTTataatattggattttttttttcctaattcttCTTGCAACAAGACTGGAGCAAGGTTTAAAAACACGAAAGGCAGTTGGAAATTGGCCAGAATTACCCAGGCTTCGCCTAATTCGGACTCAATAAGTCTTGAATCAGGGTTGATTCCAATCGACCAAGAGATTCTGATATGTGTTCTCAAACCATACACTGgatcataaaaaattatgagaaaaggCTCTTTGAGCCTAAAGCGTAGGTTGCGCCCCCTTACATggattattgtatttttctttaagaaagagaaataatgattaaaaaaataataaagaaaaagggaaaagaaatgagagaaaatagtaCTTTTGAGTTGGTTTGTCATTCTAACGTGCTTCATACATAAAGATTATCAGATTACACAGATTACACCTCTCATATGGTTAACATCTTTAGACATGGTCGGGGAAAAGGATGTACACACTACCTACAGTACATGTTTTCTCATCTCATCTCTCCCTGACATTATTTGGTACTTTATCTCTTCCTTCCCATGTGAACCTTTTATATGATTTGAGAGGTTTTGTATGATTCGAGAGACACTCCCTCCCATTCACCCAGTAGATCGATTGAATTGACTGGGACTATTCCTAATTCTGAgcaatttgggagagagagagaatggtttGAGACCTTGGTATCAGGAATGGGATCGATTAAGGTTGCTATTGATTTTGATGGATCTGAATCAGATAGAAATACCTTtggttttaatttaaaatttattttttaccattttactctTCATACATATTGTTCCACTATATGATATCGatcaaaaatcaagattgatcAAGACTGATACCGATcgaattcctcaaaccatgagagagagagagtctcacAACAATAATAGGAGAGTAGCATGGAGGCCATGGACATTGCTATTGGAAGTGGCTAAGTAGCTACCATGACCCTTTTTGTCTTTCAGTAAAGGCCTATCAAAGTGGACTAGGAGTGGGACATTGGTGTTTCTGATCCTTGATAGGTTTTGTATTACACACCATGTACTATGACAGGCACTGATTTAGTTGCTTTTTTGTATTATTGCAAAAACCAAAGAGTGGGTCGGGTCCACGTAGAACACAACTTTTACTATTTCTGCCCTTTCCCTTCAACACAAAGATTTCTCAGTATTATTTTGTCTCGTCTTCTTCTTGGcttggaaaaaatggaaactGCCAGATTCCATCCAATACTGCTACTAGATCATGCATTGATTTAATCATATGCTTAATTATTTCATTTAGCATGTAATCAAATTATCAAGTCTAATCCATCTTTCTTAATCAGATTGAGACTTTGTTTATGCtctcatagagagagagagagagagagagagagagagagattgtttgGTATGGGTGAAGATAATACCAATAAACAGCTTCAAAAGTTGTTTTGATGTGTTAGCTTTATTTGTTTGACATGATTCCTCCGAttttattagagagagagagagagagagagagagagttgactAATTAAGAAACAATtatgaataatataataattcaCTCCAGTTGCCATATCTGTTGCATGAGATAATCTATACATTGACATGGTTAGGTATCAGTGATgataatacccaaaaaaaaacagccTCTGATGTATCAGTTTAACCATCCCTTtaacattttatatatatagggaTTGTGCTGTCAACGAATATGAACCAGAGCTTTCTTGGAcccattcctctctctctctctctctctctctctctctacatcaCACATCACGTAGACCAATAATATGagaaatttagttcattcacgTAGACAATGAAACAGACGTTCTGTTATGGTGTCATCTCTGTGTGAggaaaaaaagttaaaagaaatggaaagtccactctctttctttccctcatCACATTGTCCAATTGCTTTGTTGGTTTGTTACTTTGTTAGATTGCGGGGGAGCTTTCTAtccataaaagaaagaaaggatctTGTGGCTTTAATTTACATCATTTGTACTTCTATATCAATGGTCCAtgctactctttttttttttcctctttaaaattTATATTAGTTTTTATGGTTTTCTCTATGTGATCATGGCTGGCTACCTAGGTGCTTGTAACAAGACGGAATCATGGGTCAAGTTTATCTGTATGTATTTGGCCTATTGACTTATACGTATTTCACTATCGTAAGTATCTGATATTTATATGGATTAATGAGAGTATCGATCAAAaaattattcttctttctttctttctttctttctttttttttcttttttttcctagtaAGCAAAAATGGAACTCTAcgatagtgatcatagcccctaaGTTGAAGTCCCCATATAGCAAGTACTGCTTCCACATGACCAATGAGTGATAGTGGGGCTTGCTGATTCAAAAACACAACCAAATACAACTTGAGTGGTGATGACACAAGGGCTTCCTTCTACTAAGCTACCAACTTGATACGTATAACCCTGGATGGAATTAGCCTTCCTTTGTGTATATAAATGAATgatcttatttttcttatataaagGGAGAAATAATAATTCAATGATATTATATACATAATTACAGTTTCAATGTTGCATGCATggagaatattcttttttttttaacaaatagaAAGACCATTTCTTGTTAGGGTAGTCCAATCTCATGATTTGATCATATGTGATGTTAAGGAGCATATTAACGACAAATTAAGAAAGTCAATGTCTATGTTCACACTGGTCACGGGGTTGTTGCAAAATTATATTGAAAATTATGGGTTGGGATCTCTTCCCCTATGCCAAGTGTGAATTATAATACAAAAATTGCCATGTCATTCAAGACTGAAATTTTATGGATAGGTAGACCTCAAGATCATTGCTCCCACATCAAGTTCCAGCTCAAATGGAGCTGGCCAAGGGGCAAGACaaaacttacaaaaaaaaaaaaatgcatataaaACATGGACAAATGAAAATACAATGGCACATGGGCATACATGGGAGGATAATTTTCTCACAACCCAGGTAACAAGAAATCGCAACCTGCAAGTGCAAGCGTGGAAATAAAATCCCGCTCCAATTTAaaggggtattttggaaaatacaaaaatctaaggggggtatttgtgaacccataAGGGAATTATTTCATTCCGGCGCTTGAGATTGTGGGTAACTGGAAATTTCCTGCAGCTTgacttgcaattttttttttccccaacaTGGGTGGTTATAAGATTGAATTTGAGTCTAAAATCTGATACACAAGCAATCCAAAACATTTTCTAAACATATGATAATGAGAATTATCATATCACcttttaagggtgtcaaaaaagaATTAAACCAATTGAACCGATGTTTGGaccaatattaaaaaataataaaaaccgaaccccccccccccccaaccccaataAAGTTCAATATATTTTTATAAGTTATGTAAAAAAGA is a window from the Macadamia integrifolia cultivar HAES 741 chromosome 5, SCU_Mint_v3, whole genome shotgun sequence genome containing:
- the LOC122078597 gene encoding DNA (cytosine-5)-methyltransferase DRM2-like isoform X1, translating into MHVAFFLSFLMRPLAWFQFLSLSDSSYVGSPFLFPFFCFLNSLGTTDWAKEDCSEMDENTPSDEFDWDSNDENEIQKSPSASCLNSSITGRKEGTIPGEANSSAGNGPSNSKLIRHFVGMGFSENLVAKAIKENGEENTETILEAQILEALLTYVALEKSPPEGGQSVYSDMHSSDSDGDSNIRRTEIDGDFLDDLSDVDELSDVSGCLGDEENMDHLSDKERKLLHLVDMGYYIEEASAAIDRCGPDSSIMELTDFISAAQMARASDAQMGELPRLPPDDQPGPSHIQIDPRNKKRRSFDDERWEKKRQRGYEKKVLDEDEDTVRLPNPMVGFGVPGEPAVMIHRTLPEGATGSPYFYYENVALAPKGVWRTISRFLYDIEPEFVDSQHLCAAARKRGYVHNLPIQNRHPILPLQPRTIHEALPLTKKWWPSWDRRTKLNCLQTVTASAKLTERIRRALEGCEGIPPLKVQKDILDECRKWNLVWVGRNKVAPLEPDEIEMLLGFPKNHTRGGGISRTDRLKALGNSFQVDTVAYHLSVLKDIFPRGINLLSLFSGIGGAEVALHRLGIPLKNVVSVEISETSRNILRSWWEQTNQTGKLIDFPDVQQLNGDRLEQLISSFGGFDLVVGGSPCNNLSGSNRVSRDGLEGRHSSLFYDYFRILDLVKSIMGKN
- the LOC122078597 gene encoding DNA (cytosine-5)-methyltransferase DRM2-like isoform X2; protein product: MLASLDSPGDSSYVGSPFLFPFFCFLNSLGTTDWAKEDCSEMDENTPSDEFDWDSNDENEIQKSPSASCLNSSITGRKEGTIPGEANSSAGNGPSNSKLIRHFVGMGFSENLVAKAIKENGEENTETILEAQILEALLTYVALEKSPPEGGQSVYSDMHSSDSDGDSNIRRTEIDGDFLDDLSDVDELSDVSGCLGDEENMDHLSDKERKLLHLVDMGYYIEEASAAIDRCGPDSSIMELTDFISAAQMARASDAQMGELPRLPPDDQPGPSHIQIDPRNKKRRSFDDERWEKKRQRGYEKKVLDEDEDTVRLPNPMVGFGVPGEPAVMIHRTLPEGATGSPYFYYENVALAPKGVWRTISRFLYDIEPEFVDSQHLCAAARKRGYVHNLPIQNRHPILPLQPRTIHEALPLTKKWWPSWDRRTKLNCLQTVTASAKLTERIRRALEGCEGIPPLKVQKDILDECRKWNLVWVGRNKVAPLEPDEIEMLLGFPKNHTRGGGISRTDRLKALGNSFQVDTVAYHLSVLKDIFPRGINLLSLFSGIGGAEVALHRLGIPLKNVVSVEISETSRNILRSWWEQTNQTGKLIDFPDVQQLNGDRLEQLISSFGGFDLVVGGSPCNNLSGSNRVSRDGLEGRHSSLFYDYFRILDLVKSIMGKN
- the LOC122078597 gene encoding DNA (cytosine-5)-methyltransferase DRM2-like isoform X3 — encoded protein: MPFDYLGTTDWAKEDCSEMDENTPSDEFDWDSNDENEIQKSPSASCLNSSITGRKEGTIPGEANSSAGNGPSNSKLIRHFVGMGFSENLVAKAIKENGEENTETILEAQILEALLTYVALEKSPPEGGQSVYSDMHSSDSDGDSNIRRTEIDGDFLDDLSDVDELSDVSGCLGDEENMDHLSDKERKLLHLVDMGYYIEEASAAIDRCGPDSSIMELTDFISAAQMARASDAQMGELPRLPPDDQPGPSHIQIDPRNKKRRSFDDERWEKKRQRGYEKKVLDEDEDTVRLPNPMVGFGVPGEPAVMIHRTLPEGATGSPYFYYENVALAPKGVWRTISRFLYDIEPEFVDSQHLCAAARKRGYVHNLPIQNRHPILPLQPRTIHEALPLTKKWWPSWDRRTKLNCLQTVTASAKLTERIRRALEGCEGIPPLKVQKDILDECRKWNLVWVGRNKVAPLEPDEIEMLLGFPKNHTRGGGISRTDRLKALGNSFQVDTVAYHLSVLKDIFPRGINLLSLFSGIGGAEVALHRLGIPLKNVVSVEISETSRNILRSWWEQTNQTGKLIDFPDVQQLNGDRLEQLISSFGGFDLVVGGSPCNNLSGSNRVSRDGLEGRHSSLFYDYFRILDLVKSIMGKN
- the LOC122078597 gene encoding DNA (cytosine-5)-methyltransferase DRM2-like isoform X4; amino-acid sequence: MDENTPSDEFDWDSNDENEIQKSPSASCLNSSITGRKEGTIPGEANSSAGNGPSNSKLIRHFVGMGFSENLVAKAIKENGEENTETILEAQILEALLTYVALEKSPPEGGQSVYSDMHSSDSDGDSNIRRTEIDGDFLDDLSDVDELSDVSGCLGDEENMDHLSDKERKLLHLVDMGYYIEEASAAIDRCGPDSSIMELTDFISAAQMARASDAQMGELPRLPPDDQPGPSHIQIDPRNKKRRSFDDERWEKKRQRGYEKKVLDEDEDTVRLPNPMVGFGVPGEPAVMIHRTLPEGATGSPYFYYENVALAPKGVWRTISRFLYDIEPEFVDSQHLCAAARKRGYVHNLPIQNRHPILPLQPRTIHEALPLTKKWWPSWDRRTKLNCLQTVTASAKLTERIRRALEGCEGIPPLKVQKDILDECRKWNLVWVGRNKVAPLEPDEIEMLLGFPKNHTRGGGISRTDRLKALGNSFQVDTVAYHLSVLKDIFPRGINLLSLFSGIGGAEVALHRLGIPLKNVVSVEISETSRNILRSWWEQTNQTGKLIDFPDVQQLNGDRLEQLISSFGGFDLVVGGSPCNNLSGSNRVSRDGLEGRHSSLFYDYFRILDLVKSIMGKN